Proteins from one Candidatus Polarisedimenticolaceae bacterium genomic window:
- a CDS encoding pyridoxal phosphate-dependent aminotransferase produces MRVPFDRDVIRKIIAAQPFDVRQASIREMNRLVNGIEKELDVRFIRMEFGIPGLPTPEIAVTAEIEALRDRKVGHVYAPFDGLPELTQEASRFAKLYMNLEIPPACCVPTVGAMEGCFASLTLANRMHVDRHTLLFLQPGFPVNRQQARFLGMKVDGIDFYDHRGEALIGAVERRLAKGDIAAMLWSSPNNPSWIVLKEPELEGLGRLCDAYDVLAIEDLAYFGMDVRQDYLNPGVPPYQPTVLRYTRNGICVVSSSKMFSYAGQRIAIAFLHPDLAERKLPDLTERLGTPLVRHAFVHGIQYPLIASVPEGPQYGLTALLRAANAGDRSLFTPAFEYARRAKIAKEIFLRNGFRLVYDNDLGEPLADGFYFTLSHPRFADGADLIVELLHYGISAITLDTTGSSRKEGLRACVSLIGEEQFATLEERVRAFA; encoded by the coding sequence ATGCGCGTGCCGTTCGATCGCGACGTCATCCGGAAGATCATCGCCGCCCAGCCGTTCGACGTCCGCCAGGCGTCGATCCGCGAGATGAACCGCCTCGTCAACGGGATCGAGAAGGAGCTCGACGTCCGGTTCATCCGGATGGAGTTCGGGATTCCGGGGCTCCCCACCCCGGAGATCGCGGTGACGGCCGAGATCGAGGCGCTGCGCGATCGGAAGGTCGGGCACGTCTACGCGCCGTTCGACGGCCTCCCCGAGCTGACGCAGGAAGCCTCGCGCTTCGCGAAGCTCTACATGAACCTCGAGATCCCTCCGGCGTGTTGCGTCCCCACCGTCGGCGCGATGGAAGGGTGTTTCGCGTCGCTGACCCTCGCGAACCGGATGCACGTGGACCGCCACACCCTGCTGTTCCTGCAACCCGGATTCCCCGTGAACCGCCAGCAGGCGCGTTTCCTCGGGATGAAGGTCGACGGGATCGACTTCTACGACCACCGCGGGGAGGCGCTGATCGGGGCGGTCGAACGGCGCCTGGCGAAGGGGGACATCGCCGCGATGTTGTGGTCCTCCCCCAACAACCCGAGCTGGATCGTGCTGAAGGAGCCGGAGCTCGAGGGGCTCGGGCGCCTGTGCGACGCGTACGACGTCCTCGCGATCGAGGACCTCGCCTACTTCGGAATGGACGTGCGGCAGGACTACCTCAATCCGGGCGTCCCGCCGTACCAGCCGACGGTCCTGCGCTACACGCGAAACGGCATCTGCGTCGTCAGCAGCTCGAAGATGTTCAGCTACGCGGGGCAACGGATCGCGATCGCATTTCTGCATCCCGACCTCGCGGAGCGGAAGCTCCCCGACCTCACCGAGCGCCTCGGGACGCCCCTCGTCCGTCACGCGTTCGTGCACGGGATCCAGTACCCGCTGATCGCCTCGGTCCCCGAGGGGCCGCAATACGGGCTGACCGCGCTGCTGCGCGCGGCGAACGCGGGAGACCGGTCGCTGTTCACCCCGGCGTTCGAGTACGCGCGACGGGCGAAGATCGCGAAGGAGATCTTCCTGCGGAACGGTTTCCGCCTCGTCTACGACAACGACCTCGGGGAGCCCCTGGCCGACGGGTTCTACTTCACCCTTTCCCACCCACGCTTCGCCGACGGCGCCGACCTGATCGTCGAACTGCTGCACTACG